The following coding sequences are from one Frigoribacterium sp. Leaf415 window:
- a CDS encoding epimerase, which translates to MTEHIVLAGASGFIGQHLAAAFRAEGARVSLVGRHGPDASWGDTAGITALLDGADLLVNLAGKSVNCRYGPENRAEIMRSRVETTRELKEAVLACTAPPRVWMNSSTATVYRHAEDRPMTESGGEIGSGFSVDVATAWEAEFFSGELPATRRVALRMAIVLGDGSALVPLMNLVRAGLGGPQLDGPWPATRARVEAGTYHREGRGGGRQKFSWIHVDDVLGAIRFARDDESVDGVLNLSSPNPSDNRTVMRTLRRVLGVPFGLPAWRWMLELGTAVLRTETELVLKSRWVLPERLLDGGYEFAHPHLDEALKSIVAGRRGAV; encoded by the coding sequence ATGACCGAGCACATCGTCCTCGCCGGAGCCAGCGGCTTCATCGGGCAGCACCTCGCGGCCGCGTTCCGCGCCGAGGGCGCCCGCGTCAGCCTGGTCGGACGGCACGGACCCGACGCCTCGTGGGGCGACACCGCCGGCATCACCGCGCTGCTCGACGGAGCCGACCTGCTCGTCAACCTCGCCGGCAAGAGCGTGAACTGCCGCTACGGCCCCGAGAACCGGGCAGAGATCATGCGCTCACGCGTCGAGACCACGCGCGAACTGAAGGAGGCGGTGCTCGCGTGCACCGCGCCTCCTCGGGTCTGGATGAACTCGTCGACGGCGACCGTCTACCGCCACGCCGAGGACCGCCCGATGACCGAGTCGGGCGGCGAGATCGGCTCGGGGTTCTCGGTCGACGTCGCGACGGCGTGGGAGGCCGAGTTCTTCTCGGGCGAGCTGCCCGCCACCCGCCGCGTCGCCCTGCGCATGGCCATCGTGCTGGGCGACGGCAGCGCACTCGTCCCGCTGATGAACCTCGTGCGGGCGGGTCTCGGGGGGCCGCAGCTCGACGGGCCGTGGCCGGCCACCCGGGCCCGGGTCGAGGCGGGCACGTACCACCGCGAGGGCCGCGGGGGCGGACGGCAGAAGTTCAGCTGGATCCACGTCGACGACGTGCTCGGGGCGATCCGGTTCGCCCGCGACGACGAATCGGTCGACGGCGTGCTCAACCTGTCGTCGCCGAACCCGAGCGACAACCGCACCGTGATGCGCACCCTGCGCCGCGTGCTCGGCGTGCCGTTCGGCCTGCCCGCCTGGCGCTGGATGCTCGAACTCGGCACGGCCGTCCTGCGCACCGAGACCGAGCTCGTGCTCAAGAGCCGGTGGGTGCTGCCCGAGCGCCTCCTCGACGGCGGGTACGAGTTCGCCCACCCGCACCTCGACGAGGCCCTGAAGAGCATCGTCGCCGGGAGGCGCGGCGCGGTCTGA
- a CDS encoding DUF418 domain-containing protein: MSPASEPLPSPAPPELRVDPAPGAVAYSGPTRSEERMLAPDLARGLALLGIALANCVYYIGGRDLGPLARPVDGTAGDRVVDVLVGLLVDNRAFPLFTILFAYGFTVMIRRQAARGVPYGRARSLLLRRSLWLAVLGAAHVVLLFEGDILLSYGCLGIVLALLFAAQDTTLTVLGWSLAVVFVVTAGFDGLPQGSLDAGLPGLDPGTFLGALLWRVVALLAFVMGAPVVAATFVPLAVIGTLLGRRQVLEHPVENLGLFRRLTLVGLPVGVLGAVPLVLAAVQVWQPPWWALYLLGILHGVSGVAGALGFFGAVGWFVANRTRASSAATGSVATGPVTTGPVATGPVVRALAAVGRRSLTCYLLQSVLFVPLLAPWALGLGVGAGTLRVSLIAVGVWLVTVVVAVALERAGRDGPAEWLLRRLSYGRRPEPLPVRLPG; this comes from the coding sequence GTGAGCCCCGCGTCCGAACCCCTGCCGTCCCCCGCCCCGCCCGAGCTCCGCGTCGACCCGGCCCCTGGCGCTGTCGCGTACAGCGGCCCGACGCGCTCCGAGGAGCGCATGCTCGCCCCCGACCTGGCCCGGGGTCTGGCCCTGCTCGGCATCGCCCTCGCGAACTGCGTGTACTACATCGGCGGCCGCGACCTCGGTCCGTTGGCCCGGCCGGTCGACGGCACCGCGGGGGACCGCGTCGTCGACGTGCTCGTCGGCCTCCTCGTGGACAACCGCGCGTTCCCGCTGTTCACGATCCTCTTCGCGTACGGCTTCACCGTGATGATCCGGCGCCAGGCGGCACGGGGTGTGCCGTACGGCAGGGCGCGATCCCTGTTGCTGCGTCGCAGCCTCTGGTTGGCGGTCCTCGGGGCCGCCCACGTCGTCCTCCTGTTCGAGGGCGACATCCTGCTGAGCTACGGCTGCCTCGGCATCGTCCTCGCGCTGCTGTTCGCGGCCCAGGACACGACGTTGACGGTGCTGGGCTGGTCGCTCGCGGTCGTCTTCGTCGTCACGGCCGGATTCGACGGGCTGCCGCAGGGGTCACTGGACGCCGGCCTGCCCGGCCTCGATCCGGGCACGTTCCTCGGGGCGCTGCTCTGGCGCGTGGTGGCCCTGCTCGCGTTCGTGATGGGTGCCCCCGTCGTGGCGGCGACCTTCGTGCCGCTCGCCGTCATCGGCACCCTGCTCGGCCGCCGTCAGGTGCTCGAGCACCCCGTCGAGAACCTGGGCCTGTTCCGTCGTCTGACGCTCGTCGGCCTCCCGGTCGGCGTGCTCGGCGCGGTGCCCCTCGTGCTCGCCGCCGTCCAGGTCTGGCAGCCGCCGTGGTGGGCGCTCTACCTCCTGGGCATCCTGCACGGGGTCAGCGGCGTCGCGGGCGCCCTGGGCTTCTTCGGCGCGGTCGGTTGGTTCGTCGCGAACCGCACCCGCGCCTCCTCGGCTGCGACCGGCTCGGTCGCGACCGGCCCTGTCACCACCGGCCCTGTCGCGACCGGCCCTGTCGTGCGGGCCCTGGCGGCCGTGGGTCGGCGCTCGCTGACCTGCTACCTCCTGCAGTCGGTGTTGTTCGTCCCCCTGCTCGCCCCGTGGGCCCTCGGGCTCGGTGTCGGGGCGGGCACCCTCCGGGTCAGTCTGATCGCCGTCGGCGTCTGGCTCGTGACCGTCGTCGTTGCGGTCGCCCTCGAGCGAGCCGGGCGTGACGGCCCCGCCGAGTGGTTGCTCCGCCGCCTCAGCTACGGCCGCAGACCTGAGCCCCTGCCGGTTCGGCTCCCGGGCTGA
- a CDS encoding Lrp/AsnC family transcriptional regulator translates to MADLDELDRRLLAALRVDARESAASLARRLGVTRATITSRLDRLEATGTVLGYTVRVREADDPDLIRAIGFIEIEGRSTDHVIRQLRGFPEVASLHTTNGGWDLVAELRTSSLGEFDRVLARIRSVEGVVNSETSLLLSSVLR, encoded by the coding sequence ATGGCGGATCTCGACGAACTGGACCGGCGCCTCCTGGCCGCCCTGCGGGTCGACGCGCGCGAGTCGGCGGCGAGCCTCGCACGGCGGTTGGGCGTGACGCGGGCGACGATCACCTCGCGGCTCGACCGGCTCGAGGCGACGGGCACGGTGCTCGGCTACACCGTGCGGGTGCGCGAGGCCGACGACCCCGACCTGATCCGCGCCATCGGCTTCATCGAGATCGAGGGACGGTCGACCGACCACGTCATCCGGCAGCTGCGGGGCTTCCCCGAGGTGGCGTCGCTCCACACGACGAACGGCGGCTGGGACCTCGTCGCCGAGCTGCGCACGTCGTCGCTCGGCGAGTTCGACCGGGTCCTGGCGCGCATCCGCAGCGTCGAGGGCGTCGTCAACAGCGAGACGAGCCTGCTGCTCAGCTCCGTCCTCCGCTGA
- a CDS encoding ornithine cyclodeaminase, with the protein MVRFVDVQNMIRWVTDRGVGPITSGMVTALERDFARWPAFDKSPRVASHSPIGVIELMPASDSETYGFKYVNGHPSNPGRGYQTVTAFGVLADVDTGYPTFLAEMTILTALRTAATSAMAAKRLARADSRVLALIGAGSQAEFQALAMRASLGLETVRVFDVDPRATAKFVRNLEPLGFDITVCASPGEAADGADVITTCTADKQNAVVLPDEAVRPGVHVNAIGGDCPGKTELDPATLRRADVFVEYPEQTRVEGEIQHQPADFAVTELWQVVAGQRPGRTSDEQITIFDSVGFAIEDVCALKYLREDVVGTDYAVEIDLVADPDDPKDLFGLVAARRPVGV; encoded by the coding sequence GTGGTGCGCTTCGTGGACGTGCAGAACATGATCCGATGGGTCACCGACCGTGGCGTCGGCCCGATCACCAGCGGCATGGTGACCGCCCTCGAGCGCGACTTCGCCCGGTGGCCCGCCTTCGACAAGTCGCCCCGCGTCGCCTCGCACAGCCCCATCGGCGTCATCGAGCTGATGCCCGCCAGCGACAGCGAGACCTACGGCTTCAAGTACGTGAACGGCCACCCGTCGAACCCCGGCCGCGGCTACCAGACCGTCACCGCGTTCGGCGTGCTCGCCGACGTCGACACGGGCTACCCGACCTTCCTCGCCGAGATGACGATCCTCACGGCGCTCCGCACCGCTGCCACGAGCGCCATGGCCGCCAAGCGCCTCGCCCGGGCCGACTCGCGCGTGCTCGCCCTGATCGGTGCCGGCTCGCAGGCCGAGTTCCAGGCCCTGGCGATGCGCGCCTCCCTGGGACTCGAGACGGTCCGCGTCTTCGACGTCGACCCCCGCGCCACCGCGAAGTTCGTCCGCAACCTCGAGCCGCTCGGGTTCGACATCACGGTGTGCGCGAGCCCCGGCGAGGCGGCCGACGGCGCCGACGTGATCACGACCTGCACGGCCGACAAGCAGAACGCGGTCGTGCTGCCCGACGAGGCCGTCCGCCCCGGCGTCCACGTCAACGCGATCGGCGGCGACTGCCCAGGCAAGACCGAGCTCGACCCCGCGACGCTCCGCCGGGCCGACGTCTTCGTGGAGTACCCCGAGCAGACGCGCGTCGAGGGCGAGATCCAGCACCAGCCCGCCGACTTCGCCGTGACCGAGCTGTGGCAGGTCGTCGCCGGGCAGCGCCCCGGGCGGACGAGCGACGAGCAGATCACGATCTTCGACTCGGTCGGCTTCGCCATCGAGGACGTCTGCGCCCTCAAGTACCTGCGCGAGGATGTCGTGGGCACGGACTACGCCGTCGAGATCGACCTCGTCGCCGATCCCGACGACCCGAAGGACCTGTTCGGCCTCGTCGCCGCCCGTCGGCCCGTCGGCGTCTGA
- the ctlX gene encoding citrulline utilization hydrolase CtlX: MTTLAPPPRASSSPSTVVATTAPPALRASSRTRSAHEEARTTVQSPAAVVMVRPHHFTPNPQTAADNAFQTDPADVDATRVELAARAFDEVTRAAEALRAAGVTVHLVDDERTDRPDGVFPNNWFSTHADGRVVLYPMHSPNRRSERRTDVVGLLRERYLVTEVLDHSPLERRGIVVEGTGALVLDHVERVAYVALSHRADRAAVARVCSDLGHEPLTFTATDATGVPIYHTNVMMSVASRFALVGLESIESTSERRRVAERLSASGREVVALTRAQLGEFAGNALELQGADGPVLAISARGWASLTPTQRRTISRHARPLPLEVPTIELAGGSVRCMLAGVHLPRLPPPLAPLPPG, encoded by the coding sequence GTGACGACCCTCGCTCCCCCGCCCCGCGCCTCCTCGTCCCCCTCGACCGTCGTGGCAACGACGGCGCCCCCCGCACTCCGCGCCTCCTCGCGCACCCGAAGCGCTCACGAGGAGGCGCGGACGACCGTCCAGTCCCCCGCCGCGGTCGTCATGGTGCGGCCGCACCACTTCACGCCGAACCCGCAGACCGCGGCCGACAACGCGTTCCAGACCGACCCGGCCGACGTCGACGCGACCCGGGTCGAGCTCGCGGCGCGCGCGTTCGACGAGGTGACCCGGGCGGCCGAGGCACTGCGCGCGGCGGGCGTCACGGTGCACCTCGTCGACGACGAGCGGACCGACCGGCCCGACGGGGTGTTCCCGAACAACTGGTTCTCGACGCACGCCGACGGCCGGGTGGTGCTGTACCCGATGCACTCGCCGAACCGCCGCAGCGAGCGACGCACGGACGTCGTCGGCCTGCTGCGCGAGCGGTACCTCGTGACCGAGGTGCTCGACCACTCGCCGCTCGAACGGCGCGGGATCGTCGTCGAGGGCACCGGTGCGCTCGTCCTCGACCACGTCGAGCGCGTCGCCTACGTCGCGCTCTCGCACCGCGCCGACCGGGCGGCCGTCGCCCGCGTCTGCTCCGACCTCGGCCACGAGCCCCTGACCTTCACCGCGACCGACGCGACGGGCGTGCCGATCTACCACACGAACGTCATGATGAGCGTGGCGTCGCGGTTCGCCCTGGTCGGCCTCGAGTCGATCGAGTCGACGAGCGAACGGAGGCGCGTGGCCGAGCGCCTGTCGGCCTCCGGACGCGAGGTGGTCGCCCTGACCCGCGCCCAGCTCGGCGAGTTCGCCGGCAACGCGCTCGAACTGCAGGGGGCGGACGGGCCCGTGCTGGCGATCTCGGCACGCGGCTGGGCGTCCTTGACGCCGACGCAGCGCCGGACGATCTCGCGGCACGCCCGACCCCTGCCGCTGGAGGTGCCCACGATCGAGCTGGCCGGCGGGTCGGTGCGCTGCATGCTGGCCGGGGTGCACCTGCCGCGGCTGCCGCCGCCTCTGGCGCCGTTGCCGCCTGGATGA
- a CDS encoding TerC family protein, with protein sequence MDVSLTTWLITIAVTVAFFVFEFFTHVRKPHEPTIGESARWSAFYIGLALLFGVGIGFVSGWGFGGEYFAGYLTEKALSIDNLFVFLLIMTGFAVPRMYQQKVLMIGIVIALIMRAGFIAAGAALIENFSWVFYLFGALLFVLAYQQIKGDHGGNAADNAFVKIARRVLPVDDEFHEDKFTVKKGGKRFVTPLLLCVIAIGFVDLVFALDSIPAIYGLTNEAYIVFTANAFALMGLRQLYFLIGGLLERLVYLSQGLAIILAFIGVKLVFHALHVNEVPFINGGEPLLWVPEIPIWFSLLFIGATITVATVASLAKTRGDAEKAKRDQIDGEKVTVAKDSDDPTRH encoded by the coding sequence GTGGACGTCTCACTGACCACCTGGCTCATCACGATCGCCGTCACCGTCGCGTTCTTCGTGTTCGAGTTCTTCACCCATGTGCGCAAGCCGCACGAGCCCACGATCGGCGAGTCCGCCCGCTGGTCGGCGTTCTACATCGGTCTCGCGCTGCTCTTCGGCGTCGGCATCGGATTCGTCAGCGGCTGGGGCTTCGGTGGCGAGTACTTCGCCGGCTACCTCACCGAGAAGGCGCTCTCGATCGACAACCTGTTCGTCTTCCTGCTGATCATGACCGGGTTCGCCGTGCCGCGCATGTACCAGCAGAAGGTGCTGATGATCGGCATCGTCATCGCGCTGATCATGCGCGCCGGCTTCATCGCCGCCGGCGCCGCCCTGATCGAGAACTTCTCGTGGGTCTTCTACCTCTTCGGCGCCCTGCTCTTCGTGCTGGCCTACCAGCAGATCAAGGGCGACCACGGCGGCAACGCGGCCGACAACGCCTTCGTCAAGATCGCCCGCCGCGTGCTGCCCGTCGACGACGAGTTCCACGAGGACAAGTTCACGGTCAAGAAGGGCGGCAAGCGCTTCGTCACGCCGCTGCTGCTCTGCGTCATCGCGATCGGCTTCGTCGACCTGGTGTTCGCCCTCGACTCGATCCCCGCGATCTACGGGCTCACCAACGAGGCGTACATCGTCTTCACCGCCAACGCCTTCGCCCTGATGGGTCTGCGCCAGCTGTACTTCCTGATCGGTGGACTGCTCGAGCGTCTCGTCTACCTGTCGCAGGGTCTCGCGATCATCCTCGCGTTCATCGGCGTGAAGCTCGTCTTCCACGCCCTGCACGTCAACGAGGTGCCGTTCATCAACGGCGGCGAACCGCTGCTCTGGGTGCCCGAGATCCCGATCTGGTTCTCGCTGCTCTTCATCGGCGCCACCATCACGGTCGCCACGGTCGCCAGCCTCGCCAAGACCCGCGGCGACGCCGAGAAGGCCAAGCGCGACCAGATCGACGGCGAGAAGGTCACGGTCGCCAAGGACTCGGACGACCCGACGCGCCACTAG
- a CDS encoding alpha-hydroxy acid oxidase, protein MVDRRLPKFHDLAPLMQFKKPTFDLKAKRLREALTIEDLRRIAKRRTPTAAFDYTDGSAEAEISLRRARQAFRDVQFNPAILHDVATVDTGWDVLGKRVEQPFGIAPTGFTRMMQTEGEKAGAAAAAAAGIPFSLSTMGTASVEDVAAAAPGGRNWFQLYMWKDRDRSMALVDRAAKAGFDTLLVTVDVPVAGARLRDSRNGMTIPPSLTPKTIIDALPRPWWWVDFLTTEPLAFASLDRWSGTVAELLNTMFDPTVTYDDLAWIKSQWPGKLVVKGVQTVDDARRVTDLGVDALILSNHGGRQLDRAPIPFHLLPDVVREVGGDTEVHLDTGIMSGADIVAAVALGARFTLIGRAYLYGLMAGGREGVDRAIEILSVEIARTMRLLGVNSLDELEPRHVTQLERLVPRARG, encoded by the coding sequence ATGGTCGACCGCCGCCTGCCGAAGTTCCACGACCTCGCGCCGCTCATGCAGTTCAAGAAGCCCACGTTCGACCTCAAGGCGAAGAGGCTGCGCGAAGCGCTGACCATCGAAGACCTGCGGCGCATCGCGAAGCGGCGCACGCCCACGGCGGCGTTCGACTACACCGACGGCAGCGCCGAGGCCGAGATCTCGTTGCGACGCGCGCGGCAGGCGTTCCGCGACGTGCAGTTCAACCCGGCCATCCTGCACGACGTCGCGACGGTGGACACCGGGTGGGACGTGCTCGGGAAGCGGGTCGAGCAGCCGTTCGGGATCGCCCCGACCGGCTTCACCCGCATGATGCAGACCGAGGGCGAGAAAGCGGGTGCTGCCGCGGCCGCCGCGGCGGGCATCCCGTTCAGCCTGTCGACGATGGGCACGGCGAGCGTCGAGGACGTCGCGGCCGCCGCGCCCGGGGGCCGGAACTGGTTCCAGCTGTACATGTGGAAGGACCGCGACCGGTCGATGGCGCTGGTCGACCGGGCGGCGAAGGCCGGGTTCGACACCCTGCTGGTGACGGTGGACGTCCCGGTCGCGGGCGCGCGCCTCCGGGATTCGCGCAACGGCATGACGATCCCGCCCTCGCTGACGCCGAAGACGATCATCGACGCCTTGCCTCGACCGTGGTGGTGGGTGGACTTCCTCACGACCGAGCCGTTGGCGTTCGCCTCGCTCGACCGCTGGTCGGGCACCGTCGCCGAGTTGCTCAACACGATGTTCGACCCGACGGTCACCTACGACGACCTGGCCTGGATCAAGTCGCAGTGGCCGGGCAAGCTCGTCGTCAAGGGCGTCCAGACCGTCGACGACGCCCGCCGCGTCACCGACCTCGGCGTCGACGCGCTCATCCTGTCGAACCACGGCGGGCGCCAGCTGGACCGGGCGCCGATCCCGTTCCACCTGTTGCCCGACGTCGTCCGCGAGGTAGGCGGCGACACCGAGGTCCATCTCGACACGGGCATCATGTCGGGTGCCGACATCGTCGCCGCGGTCGCTCTCGGGGCCCGGTTCACCCTGATCGGCCGGGCCTACCTGTACGGGCTGATGGCCGGCGGACGCGAGGGCGTCGACCGGGCGATCGAGATCCTGTCGGTCGAGATCGCCCGCACGATGCGCCTGCTCGGGGTCAACTCGCTCGACGAACTCGAGCCCCGGCACGTCACCCAGCTCGAGCGCCTGGTGCCGCGCGCTCGCGGGTGA
- a CDS encoding rhamnulokinase: MSEAGSSRSGGVVAAVDLGATSGRVVLGHVDRAGVRLQHVARFANEPVTLPEGRPVEQGTGAGGAGRVGLHWDVTGLWRSVTAGLAQALRDEPGTASVGVDSWAVDYGLLRDGRLLGAPYHYRDERSAAGVEAVHAVVPPADLFARTGLQHLPFNTVFQLAADRAAGVLEPADRALLVPDLVSWWLTGTAVTERTNASTTGLLSPVTGEWDVELLGRLGLATDLFAPLVDPGASLGALLPSVAGAIGAPTSLGVTAVGSHDTASAVVAVPLAGDDAAYVSSGTWSLVGLELPTPLLGDEVRAAGFTNEGGVDGRVRFLKNVSGLWLLSESMRAWSRSGTSDAERSSDLAALLAEAAAVTRPVPVFDATDTRFTPPGDMPARIEAWSVEHDVAPPRGRAETVRSILESLAAAYASTLRDAERLSGRRVRTVHVVGGGSQNELLCQLTADRTGCTVLAGPVEATALGNVLVQARAAGLVDRSSSLESLRALVAASSAPVTYRPRSGASSAAARTS, from the coding sequence ATGAGCGAGGCCGGCTCGAGCAGGTCGGGTGGCGTCGTCGCCGCGGTCGACCTCGGCGCGACGAGCGGGCGCGTCGTGCTCGGCCACGTCGACCGCGCCGGCGTCCGGCTGCAGCACGTCGCCCGCTTCGCGAACGAGCCGGTGACGCTGCCCGAGGGACGGCCCGTCGAGCAGGGCACGGGTGCCGGAGGCGCGGGCCGGGTCGGTCTGCACTGGGACGTCACGGGGCTCTGGCGGTCGGTCACCGCGGGGCTCGCGCAGGCACTCCGCGACGAGCCCGGTACGGCCTCGGTCGGCGTCGACTCGTGGGCCGTCGACTACGGCCTGCTCCGCGACGGACGCCTGCTCGGCGCGCCGTACCACTACCGGGACGAGCGGTCGGCGGCCGGCGTGGAGGCCGTGCACGCCGTCGTGCCGCCCGCCGATCTCTTCGCCCGCACGGGCCTGCAGCACCTGCCGTTCAACACGGTCTTCCAGCTCGCGGCCGACCGCGCCGCCGGGGTGCTCGAGCCCGCCGACCGGGCCCTGCTCGTGCCCGACCTCGTCTCGTGGTGGCTCACCGGCACCGCCGTCACCGAGCGCACGAACGCGTCGACGACGGGACTGCTCTCGCCCGTGACGGGGGAGTGGGACGTCGAGCTGCTCGGTCGTCTCGGCCTCGCGACCGACCTGTTCGCACCCCTCGTCGACCCGGGCGCCTCACTCGGGGCGTTGCTGCCCTCGGTCGCCGGGGCGATCGGGGCGCCGACCTCCCTCGGGGTCACGGCCGTCGGCTCGCACGACACCGCCTCGGCCGTGGTCGCCGTGCCGCTCGCGGGCGACGACGCCGCCTACGTCTCGAGCGGCACGTGGTCGCTCGTCGGTCTCGAACTGCCGACGCCCCTCCTCGGCGACGAGGTGCGGGCTGCCGGCTTCACGAACGAGGGCGGCGTCGACGGCCGCGTGCGGTTCCTCAAGAACGTCTCGGGTCTCTGGCTGCTCAGCGAGTCGATGCGGGCCTGGAGCCGCTCGGGGACCTCGGACGCCGAGCGCAGCAGCGACCTCGCCGCCCTCCTCGCCGAGGCGGCCGCCGTCACCCGGCCCGTGCCGGTCTTCGACGCCACCGACACCCGCTTCACGCCGCCCGGTGACATGCCCGCACGCATCGAGGCGTGGAGCGTCGAGCACGACGTCGCGCCCCCGCGCGGCCGGGCCGAGACGGTGCGGAGCATCCTCGAGTCGCTCGCGGCGGCCTACGCCTCGACCCTCCGCGACGCCGAGCGCCTTTCGGGCCGAAGGGTCCGCACCGTGCACGTCGTCGGGGGCGGGTCGCAGAACGAGCTGCTCTGCCAGCTGACCGCCGACCGCACCGGCTGCACCGTGCTCGCCGGTCCCGTCGAGGCGACCGCCCTCGGCAACGTGCTCGTCCAGGCGCGGGCCGCCGGTCTCGTCGACCGCTCGTCCTCCCTCGAGTCGCTCCGCGCGCTCGTCGCCGCGTCGTCCGCCCCCGTGACGTACCGCCCGCGGTCGGGAGCGTCCTCGGCCGCCGCCCGCACCTCCTGA
- a CDS encoding bifunctional rhamnulose-1-phosphate aldolase/short-chain dehydrogenase produces the protein MTTTSTTTPADLIARSNRLGADPVNTNYAGGNTSAKGTATDPATGEPVELLWVKGSGGDLGTLTEPGLAVLRLDRLRGLANVYRGVEHEDEMVAAFDYALHGKGGAAPSIDTAMHGLVDAAHVDHLHPDAGIAIATAADGERLTAEIFGDAVVWVPWRRPGWQLGADIAAVKAAHPEARGTILGGHGITAWGDTSDEAERNSLWIIETAQAHLDRHSRPEPFGPELDGYAALPQAERRAKAAALAPVLRGLVSTDKPQVGSFTDSAEVLDFLSRAEHPRLAALGTSCPDHFLRTKVTPLLLDLPADAGIDESIVRLRELHERYRLDYQAYYDRHATADSPAIRGADPLIVLVPGVGMFSYGKDAQTARVAGEFYVNAINVMRGAEGVSSYAPIDEAEKFRIEYWALEEAKLQRMPAPKPLATRVALVTGAASGIGKAIATRLAAEGACVVVADLDLAKAQAAAAEIGDPDVARGVAADVSDEAAVKASIDEVLLAFGGLDLVVNNAGLSLSKSLFETTEADWDLQHDVMAKGSFLVAKNAARVLVDQGLGGDIVYISSKNSVFAGPNNIAYSATKADQAHQVRLLAAELGEHGIRVNGINPDGVVRGSGIFASGWGANRAATYGVDEKDLGAFYAQRTILKREVVPENVAAAVYAICTSDFSHTTGLHVPVDAGVAAAFLR, from the coding sequence ATGACCACCACGAGCACCACCACCCCCGCCGACCTGATCGCACGCAGCAACCGCCTCGGCGCCGACCCGGTCAACACCAACTACGCGGGCGGCAACACCTCGGCCAAGGGCACCGCGACCGACCCGGCGACGGGCGAGCCGGTCGAGCTGCTCTGGGTCAAGGGCAGCGGCGGCGACCTCGGCACGTTGACCGAGCCGGGTCTCGCGGTGCTGCGTCTCGACCGGCTGCGCGGCCTCGCGAACGTGTACCGCGGGGTCGAGCACGAGGACGAGATGGTGGCCGCCTTCGACTACGCCCTGCACGGCAAGGGCGGCGCGGCACCCTCGATCGACACGGCCATGCACGGGCTGGTCGACGCGGCCCACGTCGACCACCTGCACCCCGACGCCGGCATCGCGATCGCGACCGCCGCCGACGGCGAGCGCCTGACCGCCGAGATCTTCGGCGATGCCGTCGTCTGGGTGCCGTGGCGTCGGCCGGGCTGGCAGCTCGGCGCCGACATCGCCGCCGTCAAGGCGGCCCACCCGGAGGCGCGGGGCACCATCCTGGGCGGTCACGGCATCACCGCGTGGGGCGACACGAGCGACGAGGCCGAGCGCAACTCGCTGTGGATCATCGAGACGGCGCAGGCCCATCTCGACCGGCACTCGCGGCCCGAACCGTTCGGCCCCGAGCTCGACGGCTACGCCGCGTTGCCGCAGGCCGAACGCCGGGCGAAGGCGGCGGCACTGGCTCCCGTGCTGCGCGGGCTCGTCTCGACCGACAAGCCCCAGGTCGGCTCGTTCACCGACAGTGCCGAGGTGCTCGACTTCCTCTCCCGCGCCGAGCACCCTCGCCTGGCCGCCCTCGGCACCAGCTGCCCCGACCACTTCCTGCGCACGAAGGTCACGCCGCTGCTGCTCGACCTGCCCGCCGATGCCGGCATCGACGAGTCGATCGTCCGACTGCGCGAACTGCACGAGCGGTACCGCCTCGACTACCAGGCCTATTACGACCGCCACGCGACGGCCGACAGCCCGGCCATCCGCGGGGCCGATCCGCTCATCGTGCTGGTTCCCGGCGTCGGCATGTTCTCGTACGGGAAGGACGCCCAGACCGCCCGCGTGGCCGGCGAGTTCTACGTCAACGCGATCAACGTGATGCGCGGTGCCGAGGGCGTCTCGAGCTATGCGCCCATCGACGAGGCCGAGAAGTTCCGCATCGAGTACTGGGCCCTCGAAGAGGCGAAGCTGCAGCGGATGCCCGCGCCGAAGCCCCTCGCGACGCGTGTCGCGCTGGTCACGGGCGCGGCGTCGGGCATCGGCAAGGCCATCGCCACCCGCCTCGCCGCCGAAGGGGCGTGCGTCGTCGTCGCCGACCTCGACCTCGCCAAGGCGCAGGCCGCCGCAGCCGAGATCGGCGACCCCGACGTGGCCCGCGGCGTCGCGGCCGACGTCAGCGACGAGGCCGCGGTCAAGGCGTCGATCGACGAGGTGCTGCTCGCGTTCGGCGGGCTCGACCTGGTCGTCAACAACGCCGGGCTCAGCCTGTCGAAGTCGCTGTTCGAGACGACCGAGGCCGACTGGGACCTGCAGCACGACGTCATGGCGAAGGGCTCGTTCCTCGTCGCGAAGAACGCCGCGCGGGTGCTCGTCGACCAGGGCCTCGGCGGCGACATCGTCTACATCTCGTCGAAGAACTCGGTCTTCGCCGGGCCGAACAACATCGCCTACAGCGCCACGAAGGCCGACCAGGCCCACCAGGTCAGGTTGCTCGCGGCCGAGCTCGGCGAGCACGGCATCCGCGTGAACGGCATCAACCCCGACGGGGTCGTGCGCGGATCGGGCATCTTCGCCAGCGGTTGGGGTGCCAACCGTGCCGCGACGTACGGCGTCGACGAGAAGGACCTGGGCGCGTTCTACGCCCAGCGCACCATCCTCAAGCGCGAGGTCGTGCCCGAGAACGTCGCCGCCGCCGTCTACGCGATCTGCACGAGCGACTTCTCGCACACGACCGGGCTGCACGTCCCGGTCGACGCGGGCGTCGCCGCGGCCTTCCTGCGATGA